The genomic interval CGCTCAGAAGTCAGAAAGCTGTGACTGCAGGCCCGCGACCAGTTCGGACTTGCGCCGGAGCGCCCCCATGGGCACCGGTAACTGGTCTGCCACCGCGTCCAGCGTCTCGCTGAAGCTCTGGCCGACACCGGGCTCGCCCTCGAAGGCGTTCCGGACGCCCTCACGGACCTGCCAGACGCCGACGGGGGCCCAGTAGTCGTCCGTTATCTCCCGGAGGACGAGACACTTCGCCTGCCGGCCCCGCGTTTCGAGGTGTTCGAGCGCGCCGAGCCGTGCGGCGTAGTACGCGCCGGCGGTCTCCTCGACGTAGCCGGTCCGGCCCTCGTACCCCTCGTAGGCGCTCGACATGTAGTAGCCCGTCCCCGGTCGGGGGTTCCAGACGCTCTCGGGCGCTTTCATCTCGACGAGCTCGAACTCCCAGCGGCCGGGCGCGAGGACGACCCAGTAGCGGTTCCCCATGTACTCGTTGTACCAGAGCTCGGGTTTGTCGATGGTGTCGCTGTTTCGCAGCGTGCCACGGAGATACTGGCCGACGGTGTCGTCGACGGCGGTGATAGACCAGCGGGTCGGTACCAGCGACCGTTCGCTGGCCTGCCCCAGTGCGCCGGCCGAGAGGATGGTGTTGATGTCGTAGACGTCGAACCCCCGGCGGTACAGGTAGGTCATCGCCCCCTGAGCCTGCCAGTCGTCGTCCGAGAGCGTCTTCTCGACGGCCCGGGGGACGTGGGGGTTCTCCGCGAGGTCGGCGCCGGTCGCCGTCGCGCGCGGGCCGGTCGGCGTGCCCACGTCGTCGAAGGCCACGTCGAGGTCGGGTTTCCCGTCGAGCCCCACTTCGACGTCGACCGGGTGGTCGGCGATGGCGACCTCGCGCTGGACGCCGACGAACCCCTCCCACACGTCGTAGGCCCCGCCCGCGTCGCTCCCGCGGCGGCGACCCGTCTGGACGGAATCGACGGCCGTCTGGCGCGTCGAATTCAGCATGCCCGTCCGGCGCTGGAGCACGTCCTCGATACCCAGCCCCTCGCTGTACCAGTCGCTGCTGGTGGCAAAGCCCTCGGCGGCCGCGTCCCGGTCGACCGGCGAGAGCAGCCCCGTCGAGACGGTCGGATAGCCCGAGCGGCCGACGAAAATCTCGGGGGCGGTCGAGCCAAAGAGCGCGTCGCCCTGCAGGGCCTCCTCGAACTGGCGCTCGACGTCGTCGAGGTGGTCGGTGATGGCGTAGGACTTCTCGGCGGCGAGGCGGCGCTTCTCGGCCGCTTCGTCGCGCTCGAACCCCTCGATGAACTCGTCGAGTCGCATCTGTGGCCGCTTGGCTCCTGTCCGACAAGAAGGTGTCCCTGCCGAACGTCACCAACTATTAGGTACCTCGAACGAGTAACAACAGGTGATATAAACAATGGTAAACCTCACGAAGTGGTCGGGACTCGTCGCGACAGTCGCAAGCCTCGTCGTCATTCTCCTGCCGGCGTTCTTCCGGGTGACACACCCGCAGGCCCTGACGAGCCTGCTGGTGGGTGAAGTCGCCGCCATCGCGCTCGCTCACTCCGCGTACCGGGCCTCGTCGGGGAAGCAGGCGAGCCCGCTGTCGGTCGTGGCGGCTATCGTCTCGGGACTGATACTGCTGGTGTCGCCGCTCTTGCTGTCGCCCTTCGACCCGTTCCTGACGCTGATGCTCGGCACCAGTCTGGTCGTCCTCGTCGGCGGGATACTCGCGGGCGTCGACCGAATCCGCGGCGGTGCGGCGGGCCGACAGACCGGCGCCGAACGCCTCGCCGGGCACTGACACCCCGGGACCACAACCCCTTTTGCGACTGGCCGGTCTCCCTCGAACAATGCCCGTTATCGAGTGCGACGTTGGGGCGGCCCGCGAGACGCTCGCCGAGGCCGGCGTCACCGTCGCGGACGGCAACACCGACCACGAGCGCTGGCGCGCGGAGTACGGCGGGGCGACCGCCGTCGCCTACGACGACAAAGTGGTCGTCCAGGGCGGCGACACCGCACAGCTGGAAGCGCTGCTACGCGGTGACGACGGCGGCCGAGTGCACGTCTACTTCGACGGGGCCTGTCGTGGCAACCCGGGCCCGTCGTCGGTCGGTTACGTGCTGGTCGACGACGGCGGTATCGTCACCGAGGGTAGCGAGACCATCGGCCGAGCGACCAACAACCAGGCCGAGTACGCCGCACTGGTCAAAGCGCTCGAAGTCGCCGCCGACTACGGATTCGACGAGGTCCACGTTCGGGGCGACTCCGAGCTCATCGTCAAACAGGTCCGCGGCGAGTGGGACACGAACGACCCCGACCTGCGCGAGCAGCGGGTGCGCGTCCGGGAGCTGCTCATGACCTTCGACGACTGGCAGCTCGAACACGTTCCGCGGGAGATAAACGACCGCGCCGACGACCTCGCAAACGACGCACTGGACAATGCCTGACCTCCCGACCGACACGGTAGACGAAGTGGAACGGCTCACCCGACTGGCCCGCGAAGCGGTCGACGAGGGCGCGGCGGCCGCCTATCGCGAGCAGCGCGACTCGCTGCTCGACGACCACGGGTACGAGGCCCGCATCCGCGAGGAAGACACCGGGGACGTGCTGGTCTGTTACCCGTCCGAGTGGGTCGACGACGGCGTCATCCGGCCCGACCGGGTCGAGGACACGGACCGCGGCGTCGAGGTCCGGCTCTCCGGGCCCGGCGACCCCGAGAAGTGGGAGGACGTCGAGGCCCGGAACCGGGCGGTCGTCGCTGCCGTCCGGGACGAACACGGCGAGGTCCACGCCGCGACGGCGCGCAGCCTCGCGGACTTCATGGGGAACCATTACGCAAAGCCCATCGCCGAGGCCACGCCCGACGAACTGGCCGAGTTCCGCGAGGAGTACTTCCGACGAAACGCCTGGCCGACCGACCGGCAGCGGGCGCTGCTGGACGACTCTGTTCGGTTAACGGTCAAAAAAGCCGAAACGTCTCGTTAGGGGTCGCTTACGCCTGGCCGTCGACGAGGTCGTGGAGCTCGTCGGCGCGGTCGCCGCCGGTGACGAACTTCGAGAACTCCCAGCCGAGCTGGTCGAGCACCGCTTCCTTGCCGTCCTCCGTCAGGGAGTACTGGTTGGTTCGCTTGTCGAGTTCGCTCTTCTCGACGAGCCCCATCTCGACGAGGTCGTCGAGGTTCGGGTAGAGCCGGCCGTGGTTGACCTCGTCGCTGTAGTACGATTCGAGTTCTCGCTTGATAGCGAGCCCATACCGGGGCTCCTCGGCGAGGATAACGAGGATGTTCTGCTGGAACGCGGTCAGGTCTTTTGCAACACCGGGACTGCTCGCTACGGATTGTGCCTCTGACATGGTTAGCCAAATGTCATCAAGCTATTTAAAACTTGTTAACTCCAGCGTATGTTACAGTAATACCAGCCGATGGTGGCCGATATATCGGAAGCCAGTAATTATTAGAAATACGGCTAATGGTGGTATCGGCCTCCAACACCCCATCCCCAGACGGGAGTTTTAGGCCCGGCTTACCTGCCCGTAGCGTCTACCTTCGCCTGAGCGACCCGTCAATAAGTAGTTTATGCCAAATAGGTGGGCGACACATTACGAAACTCCTTTTTGACACCCCGACGCAGTCGCGGGTGATGACGAACCTCTGGGAAGACCTCGAGACCGGACCGAACGCCCCCGAAGAGATCTACGCCGTCGTGGAGTGTCTCAAGGGAGAGCGCAACAAGTACGAGTACGACAAGGACATCCCCGGCGTCGTGCTGGACCGAGTGTTGCACTCGAACGTCCACTACCCGTCGGACTACGGCTTCATCCCGCAGTCGTACTACGACGACGAAGACCCCTTCGACGTGCTGGTGCTGGTCGAGGACCAGACGTTCCCCGGCTGTGTCATCGAGGCGCGCCCGGTCGCACTGATGAAGATGGACGACGACGGCGAACAGGACGACAAGGTCATCGCCGTCCCCACTGAGGACCCCCGATACGACCACATCGAGGACCTCGACGACATCCCACAGCAGACCCTCGACGAGATAGACGAGTTCTTCTCGACCTACAAGAACCTGGAGGAAGGCAAGGAAGTCGAGACGCTGGGCTGGGAGGACAAACAGGCCGCGATGGACGCTATCGAGCACGCCCAGGAACTCTACGACGAGCACTTCAACTGACCCAGACGGGTTGGTTGTCACGGGTCGGCCGTCTCGCTGCAGCTAGCCGCCACCGGCGGCTATTTTTACCGGTAATATCGGCATGCGTTGCCGATTATGTATGAGCATGGGTAATCCTTTCACTGTGCGGATCGTTGTTACGTTCGACGATGGCTCCTGATCGATCCGACCAACCGACGGAGGACTGTCCCATCGGACCCGACAGAGGGCCGCCACAGCTGCCGGCTATCGCGCATCTCACAGTCGTTCCGGAGAACGCCGACCCGTCGACCTGAGGACCGGGGTCGGAGCGTTTTGCCGCTTTCGGTGACGCGACTACGAAAAGAAGCTTCTTGTTCCCGACCTGTATACACGCTCGCATGGGACTATTCGACCGTTTGAAAGGAGACGACGCGCCCCGCGTAGCGTTCTTCGGTATCGACGGCGTGCCGTACAGCCTCATCGACGAGCATCCTGACGTGTTCCCGAACCTCACCGAGATGAAGGAGTCGGGCGCCGCCGGCCCCATCGACAGCATCGTGCCGCCGGAGTCGAGCGCCTGCTGGCCCGCGCTGACCACCGGCGTCAACCCGGGCGAGACCGGCGTCTACGGCTTTCAGGACCGTGAGGTCGGCTCCTACGACACCTACGTTCCCATGGGTCGGGACGTACAGGCCACCCGGCTGTGGGACCGCATCACCGACGAGGGCCGCGACGCCACCGTGTTGAACGTCCCCGTCACCTTCCCGCCACAGCGCAACGTCCAGCGGATGGTCTCGGGCTTTCTCTCGCCCGGCGTCGACAAGGCGGCCTACCCCGACGACCTGCGGGACCACCTGCAGGCCAACAACTACCGCATCGACGTGAACGCGAAACTCGGCCACGACGACGACAAGTCCGACTTCGTCGAGGACGCTCACAAGACGCTCGAACGGCGCTACGAGGCGTTCTCCCACTACGTCGAACAGGACGACTGGGACCTCTTTTTCGGCGTCTTCATGACCACCGACCGGGTGAACCACTTCCTGTTCAAACACTACACGCAGGACGGCGAGTACCAGCAGGAGTTCTTCGACTTCTACGAGAAGGTCGACGAGTACCTCGGCAAGCTCCGGGCACAGCTCGACGACGACGTGACCATGGTCGTCGCCTCCGACCACGGGTTCACCACGCTCGAATACGAGGTCCACTTCAACGAGTGGCTCGAACAGGAGGGGTGGCTGGACTTTGCCGAGGACGACCACTCGGAACTGGGCGACATCAGCGAGGACGCGACGGCGTACTCGCTCATCCCCGGGCGGTTCTACATCAACCTCGAGGGACGCGAGCCAAACGGCGGCGTCCCCGAGGCGGAGTACGAGTCGGTGCGGGCCGACCTCAAGGCGAAACTCGAAGAGCTGGAAGGCCCCAACGGTAACAAGGTCGCCGACCGCGTCGTCACCCGCGAGGACGCCTTCCGGGGCGACCACACCGACATCGCCCCCGACCTCGTCGTCGTTCCGAACCACGGCTTCGACCTCAAGGCCGGCTTCAAGGGCAGCGAGGAGGTCTTCGACGTCGGCCCGCGCAACGGGATGCACTCGTTCGACAACGCGACGCTGCTCATCGACGACGAGGAGGCCCGCATCTCCGACGCCGACCTCTACGACATCGCGCCGACCATCCTCGACCTGATGGACCACGACTACGACCGGACCGAGTTCGACGGTAGTTCGCTGGTCTAACAGACCTTTCTCCGACTCGGGTGAGCGCTCCGCGTTCACCACTCGCCGCAAAAATCTACGCGAGAAGGCCGAATCCCAACAGCGTGAGGATTCGGTACGACCGTTCGCTCCGCTCACGGGACGCTCGACGGGACTGCCGTCTCTCCCTCGTCGGAGCGGCCCGGAGGCCGCTCGCGGCCGTCACATCAGGCTGTCGAGGTCGTCGTTGGTGAACTCGTCGGGGTCGGAGTCTTTGCCCTGTGACTGAGCGGCCTGCTTGGCCTTCTCCATGAATTTGTCGACGCGGCCGGAGCGCTCGACGCCCGAGAGGACGACCAGCGCGGCGATCTTGTCCGAGCCGAGCGGGAAGTCACCGCCCCGTACTTTCATGCTGCCCGTCTCGTCTTCGACCCAGCGCCGGGCGCGTTCGACGCCCTTTCGCGAGAGGCGCTCCGGGTCGCCCGCGATGACCAGGAGGGCCGACTCGGCGTCGGTGGCGTTGGGGAGGCTCATGCTCGTGAGGAGGGCGTTGCGGGTGACGCTGGTGATGGTGTTGACGTTCTCTTCGGCGTCTTCGCTGGCTTTGGCGGCGGCGTAGCCGACCGCCGAGATGCCGCCGCTGCGGAGGGTGTTGATGATTTCGGAGGAGTCCACGACGCTCTCGCCCACGCCCTCGACGGCCTCGCCGGAGGCGAGGAGCAGGCCGATGCGCTGGGCGATGGCGTCGTTGATTCGCTTGTACCCCTCGGCGACGCTGTCGCCGGAGCCGCGCCAGGCGTCGTTGTCGACCAGGAGGACGGAGTCGGACTCGCGGATGGCGGTCTTCAGCGACCGGCCGGCGTTGGCCTGGTACAGCCCACCCTCGTCGTCGCCCGGGAGGATACCGAGGGTGTAGACGGGCATCTCGTAGATGCGTTTGAGCTCGCGGACGAGCATCGGCGCGCCACCGGAACCGGTGCCACCGCCCAGTCCGGCGACGACGACGACCGCCTCGGCCTCGGTGGTGATGCGGCCGTCCATGTTGTCGAGCACTTCCGTCGCGTTCTCCTGCATTATCTGTGCACCGAGTTCGTTGTCGCCGCCGACACCGTGGCCTTTCACGCGGTCCTGGCCGATGAGGGCGGTATCGACGTCGAGGTTCTGGAGGTCTGCTTTAGCGGAGTTGACCGCGAGGGCGCCGCGGACGGCGTTGAAACCCATGTTGTAGTCGAACTCAGCGAGGGACTGGGTAACCTTTCCCCCGGCTTGACCGACACCTATCAGGACGACTTTCATACGAAACGTCATAGTCCCGGCACTAATCAACGTTACCCCGGATGAGACGCTGTGACACTGTTACAGGCGCTGTCGCCGGCTGAGTAGCACGTGTTCACGTGTCGGGGGCGGGCGTCGACGAGAAGGTCTAGCGGGCTGACTATTCTACTCGATAGTCAGCGTGTAGATGCGCTTGCGCGCGTCCGAGAAGGAAAATCTGGAGCCGACGACGTCGACGTCTTCCAGACGGGTCAACGCGTACCGGACGGTGCGGGGCGGCAACAGCGTCTCCTCGGCGAGTTGGCTCTGGGTCAGGCTGTCGTTGTACTCCAGTACCTTCGCGACGAGCTTCGCGCTGGGCGGCAGGTCCTTGACGGCCTCCCAGCCCACGTGCTCGTTGTCGCCCTCGGCTTGCTGGACGTCGGATGCGCTCATACTCACCCGTATCGCATACAGGATAATAATATTTCTTGTTCTGTCTCATGCATAGCGGGAATCTTCCGGCAATTTCTGGCCGTCGTAGGGGCCGAAAGCTTACAGTGGGAACCGACCCCTTGGTTCGTGTGGACGAAATCGAGGCCCGCACGGTCGTCTACGCGCCCCCCGACGAGTTGTACGATTTCCTCGTGGACTTCCCGGGCTATGCGCGCTACTCGGAGTATCTCGACCGGGTGACACAGGACGGCGACGGCACGCTCGGGACGAGATACGCACTCCAGTTCTCGTGGTGGAAGCTCGCTTACACGGCCCGTTCGGAGGTGACCGCTGTGGACCCGCCAGAGCGCATCGACTGGCGGATAATCAAGGACATCGACGCCGAGGGCTACTGGCAGATAACGCCGACCGAGCCGCCCGACGGTGTCGAGACCGCCACGGAGGTCGTCCTCCACATCGAGTACGACGCCAGTTCGGCCTCGTCGAGCGCCGTCGACCTCCCGAAACTCGTCTCTATGGGATGGGTCATCGAGAAAGTCAAACCGCTCGTTCGCAAGGAAGCGACCCGTATCGTCAGACGCGTCGTCGACGACATCGAGGGGGAGCCACGGGACGCGGACGTCGAGATACGGAGCGCGTGACCGCTATTCGTCGGCCGGAACGTCGTAGTCGCCGCCGTACCGCATGAAGACGTAGGCCAGCCCGAGCGTCGCGACCATCACCACCGAGGTGGCGACGCCCAGCATCTTCGCGCTCCCGGGGACGCCGAGGGGCCCGGTACTGGAGCTGCCGCCGGTGCTCACTGTCGGGTAGTCCGTGCCGACGACGATGGATCCTTTCATCTGATTCGCCTCGTGGGGGGAACAGTAGTAGTTGTAGATGCCGTCCTCCTCGAACGTGTACTCGTACTGGACGCCGCTGCCGCCGACAGCGCTCCCCGAGTCTAGCGGGCCGTCGCCGTCCGAGACGACGTTGTGATTCCCGTTGCCGGTCCACTCGAACTGGACCGTCGCACCGTTGTCGACGTGGATGGCGGCCGGGCCGAAGCCGAACGGTCCGTCGTTTGCCTCCACCCCGACCTCGACCGTCGCGGTGTCCTGTCCGCGGGCGTCAGTGACGCTCCCGGAGAAGTTCCCGACCTGGTCGAGATAGCCGCCGAAGTCCGGCGGGCCGCCGCCACCGCCGCCACTCGCGGTGCCGGATTCGGTGCCGGCGGCTGTCCCGGACTCGGTACCGGTGGCTGTCCCGGACTCAGTCCCACTTTCGGTCGCCGTCCCCTCCTGTGCGGCCGCGGTTCCGGTGGCGGCGGCTGCGGCCGTCGCCCCCGTTGCGGTCCGCATAAAAGCCCGACGAGACACGTCCGTACTACCGTCTGTCATGGTTCGTCGTTTGGACTCGCCTGTCCTGAATATGTCGGTTTCCAGTTGGTCCCCACGTCCGGTTCCCGGCCGCTTTTCAGCCCTGAACACGACTGTTCCTATGATGTCTCAACAAACGCCGACAGCCGATAGCGTCCCGCGCGCCAGCGGCATGCCGATGCTCGGGCTCGGAACGTGGCAGAACGACGAAGCCGACGCGTGTGCGAACAGCGTCGAGACCGCCCTGGAGATGGGGTATCGACACGTCGACACCGCCCAGGCCTACGGGAACGAGGACGCCGTCGGCGACGGTATCGCCGCGGCCGACGTGCCACGCGAGGACATCTTCCTCGCGACGAAGGTCTGGAACTCGAACCTCGCAGCCGAGGACGTCCACTCGACGACCGAGGGGAGCCTCGACGACCTCGGCGTCGACGCCGTCGACCTGCTGTACGTCCACTGGCCGGCCGGCGCGTACGACCCGGAGGCGACTCTGGGCGCGCTCGACGAGCTCTACGACCAGGGGAAGATACACAACGTCGGCGTCTCGAACTTCGAGCCCCACCACGTCGAGGAGGCCATGGAGATTCTCGACGCACCGCTGTTTGCGAACCAGGTCGAGATGCACCCGTTCCTCCCGCAGGAGGAACTGCGCGAACACGCCGCCGAGCACGACTACGAACTCGTCGCGTACTCGCCGCTGGCCCGCGGCGCGGTGTTCGACAGCGACGTGCTGACCGACATCGCCGACGACCACGACGCGAGCGCCGCGCAGGTCAGCCTGACGTGGTTGAACGAGAAGGGCGTCACCGCCATCCCGAAAGCCACCGGCCGCGACCACATCGCGGACAACTGGGCGAGTCTCGACCTCGAACTCGACGACGCGGAGATCGACCGCATCGACGACATCGACCACCGCGACCGGAAGGTCGACCCGGACTTCGGCCCCGACGCCTGGGACTGACTCGGCAGCGCGACGCGAGGACCGCAGCGCGGCCCGGAACTCTCTTCTCGCTTATATTTTCTGCCGTGGCCTGAAAGCTTTACCACCGGGAGGGGTAAACTGGCACGTATGTCAGTCGGGAGCGAAGGGGTCATCGGCGGTCTCCGAATCGACCTCCGGCGGTTACACGAGACGTGGATGGAGCTCGTCTACCCCCGCCAGCGAGGCGCAGGCGACACCGTGCTGGGGACCTGGCGGCCGGACACACAGCTGGGGATGGCGCTCTACCGCGTCTGGTCAGCGCTGGGGGTCCCGGTCATCGGAGTCGTCTACCCGCTGGTCCTGCTGGGCGCGTTCATCCGGTTCCAGACCCGCCGCATCGGTCGGACGGCGACCAGCCTCGGGCTGCTCGGTGTCGTCGTGCTCTCGCTCGTCGTCTGGGGCGCCCTCGCCGCGCTGGCTCGGTTCCAACTCGACCTCATCACCGGTGGCTTCCTCGCCATCGCGCTCGCCGGCGGGGTGGCGACCGTCTCGGCCGCACTCGCTATCGGGGCCCGCGCGGCCGGCGGCCGAGCCACGACCGTCCTGCTCGCCTACCCCTTCGCCATGACCGCTATCTTCCTCCCGCCGGTCGTGGCCGCGCTGTTCTCGAAGACGCTCGCCGCCGTCGTGCTCCCGAACAGCACCGCGCTGGCCCGGTGGCTACTCGCGAACGCGCTCGCCCCTATCGGCCTCGCCGAGACCTTCTCCAGGACCTTCGAGCTCGAAGGCGTCGGCTACGTCATCATGTGGCTCGCCATCTCCTTCCCCATCGGCTGGGTGCTCGGCTCGCTGGTGACGCTTGCCGACCTCGTCCGGCCCACAGAGTAACGGTTTTGCGCCTCCACTCCTAAGCCGCGCTCGTATGGAACTAGACGCGCTGAAGACGGCGGTGGCGTTTCTCGTCCTGTTCGGCGTCCTCGCGGTCGGGACGCTGATGAGTCCGATGACGACCAGCACAGTGATGATGGTCCTCGGCGGGCTGCTCGTGTTCGGTGTGGTGACGCTGTTGCTGGGCGTCAAACACGGGGAGTACCGCGCTTCACACTGAGATATCGCCCGGTCGAACCACCCGATTTTCCGGTACGTCGTCCCCGTCAGCGACGGCCACGTCGCTTGCCGCGTCGTCGCCAAAGCGGACCGTGGCACCCGCCCGCATCGGCGCGAGCAGGCCCGCGACGACGGCCCCGGCCGAGGTGACCGGCGCTCGCAACGCGACCGTGGTCTCCGCGTCGATGTCGTGCTCCTCGATTACCCGCTCGCCCGCCCTCAGCAACTCGCTGTGTGCGTAGGTGCCCCCGCTGTCGGCGATGGCGGGGTCGTCGGGGCCGACCTCGCCCGGTGGCTGGAGCGGGTTCTCGCTCCACAGCTCCCGCTCGAACCCCGCGACCGTCGGGTCGTCGCTGGGACCGCCGTAGGCCAGCGCCTTCGTCCCCGGCGCGAGCTCGTATC from Halomicroarcula saliterrae carries:
- a CDS encoding tubulin/FtsZ family protein, translating into MKVVLIGVGQAGGKVTQSLAEFDYNMGFNAVRGALAVNSAKADLQNLDVDTALIGQDRVKGHGVGGDNELGAQIMQENATEVLDNMDGRITTEAEAVVVVAGLGGGTGSGGAPMLVRELKRIYEMPVYTLGILPGDDEGGLYQANAGRSLKTAIRESDSVLLVDNDAWRGSGDSVAEGYKRINDAIAQRIGLLLASGEAVEGVGESVVDSSEIINTLRSGGISAVGYAAAKASEDAEENVNTITSVTRNALLTSMSLPNATDAESALLVIAGDPERLSRKGVERARRWVEDETGSMKVRGGDFPLGSDKIAALVVLSGVERSGRVDKFMEKAKQAAQSQGKDSDPDEFTNDDLDSLM
- a CDS encoding alkaline phosphatase family protein, translated to MGLFDRLKGDDAPRVAFFGIDGVPYSLIDEHPDVFPNLTEMKESGAAGPIDSIVPPESSACWPALTTGVNPGETGVYGFQDREVGSYDTYVPMGRDVQATRLWDRITDEGRDATVLNVPVTFPPQRNVQRMVSGFLSPGVDKAAYPDDLRDHLQANNYRIDVNAKLGHDDDKSDFVEDAHKTLERRYEAFSHYVEQDDWDLFFGVFMTTDRVNHFLFKHYTQDGEYQQEFFDFYEKVDEYLGKLRAQLDDDVTMVVASDHGFTTLEYEVHFNEWLEQEGWLDFAEDDHSELGDISEDATAYSLIPGRFYINLEGREPNGGVPEAEYESVRADLKAKLEELEGPNGNKVADRVVTREDAFRGDHTDIAPDLVVVPNHGFDLKAGFKGSEEVFDVGPRNGMHSFDNATLLIDDEEARISDADLYDIAPTILDLMDHDYDRTEFDGSSLV
- a CDS encoding inorganic diphosphatase, whose product is MTNLWEDLETGPNAPEEIYAVVECLKGERNKYEYDKDIPGVVLDRVLHSNVHYPSDYGFIPQSYYDDEDPFDVLVLVEDQTFPGCVIEARPVALMKMDDDGEQDDKVIAVPTEDPRYDHIEDLDDIPQQTLDEIDEFFSTYKNLEEGKEVETLGWEDKQAAMDAIEHAQELYDEHFN
- a CDS encoding PadR family transcriptional regulator; the protein is MSEAQSVASSPGVAKDLTAFQQNILVILAEEPRYGLAIKRELESYYSDEVNHGRLYPNLDDLVEMGLVEKSELDKRTNQYSLTEDGKEAVLDQLGWEFSKFVTGGDRADELHDLVDGQA
- the rnhA gene encoding ribonuclease HI; the protein is MPVIECDVGAARETLAEAGVTVADGNTDHERWRAEYGGATAVAYDDKVVVQGGDTAQLEALLRGDDGGRVHVYFDGACRGNPGPSSVGYVLVDDGGIVTEGSETIGRATNNQAEYAALVKALEVAADYGFDEVHVRGDSELIVKQVRGEWDTNDPDLREQRVRVRELLMTFDDWQLEHVPREINDRADDLANDALDNA
- a CDS encoding aldo/keto reductase, whose protein sequence is MPMLGLGTWQNDEADACANSVETALEMGYRHVDTAQAYGNEDAVGDGIAAADVPREDIFLATKVWNSNLAAEDVHSTTEGSLDDLGVDAVDLLYVHWPAGAYDPEATLGALDELYDQGKIHNVGVSNFEPHHVEEAMEILDAPLFANQVEMHPFLPQEELREHAAEHDYELVAYSPLARGAVFDSDVLTDIADDHDASAAQVSLTWLNEKGVTAIPKATGRDHIADNWASLDLELDDAEIDRIDDIDHRDRKVDPDFGPDAWD
- a CDS encoding MarR family transcriptional regulator, whose protein sequence is MSASDVQQAEGDNEHVGWEAVKDLPPSAKLVAKVLEYNDSLTQSQLAEETLLPPRTVRYALTRLEDVDVVGSRFSFSDARKRIYTLTIE
- a CDS encoding halocyanin domain-containing protein, translated to MTDGSTDVSRRAFMRTATGATAAAAATGTAAAQEGTATESGTESGTATGTESGTAAGTESGTASGGGGGGPPDFGGYLDQVGNFSGSVTDARGQDTATVEVGVEANDGPFGFGPAAIHVDNGATVQFEWTGNGNHNVVSDGDGPLDSGSAVGGSGVQYEYTFEEDGIYNYYCSPHEANQMKGSIVVGTDYPTVSTGGSSSTGPLGVPGSAKMLGVATSVVMVATLGLAYVFMRYGGDYDVPADE
- a CDS encoding type II toxin-antitoxin system RatA family toxin; translated protein: MDEIEARTVVYAPPDELYDFLVDFPGYARYSEYLDRVTQDGDGTLGTRYALQFSWWKLAYTARSEVTAVDPPERIDWRIIKDIDAEGYWQITPTEPPDGVETATEVVLHIEYDASSASSSAVDLPKLVSMGWVIEKVKPLVRKEATRIVRRVVDDIEGEPRDADVEIRSA
- the nreA gene encoding DNA repair protein NreA produces the protein MRLDEFIEGFERDEAAEKRRLAAEKSYAITDHLDDVERQFEEALQGDALFGSTAPEIFVGRSGYPTVSTGLLSPVDRDAAAEGFATSSDWYSEGLGIEDVLQRRTGMLNSTRQTAVDSVQTGRRRGSDAGGAYDVWEGFVGVQREVAIADHPVDVEVGLDGKPDLDVAFDDVGTPTGPRATATGADLAENPHVPRAVEKTLSDDDWQAQGAMTYLYRRGFDVYDINTILSAGALGQASERSLVPTRWSITAVDDTVGQYLRGTLRNSDTIDKPELWYNEYMGNRYWVVLAPGRWEFELVEMKAPESVWNPRPGTGYYMSSAYEGYEGRTGYVEETAGAYYAARLGALEHLETRGRQAKCLVLREITDDYWAPVGVWQVREGVRNAFEGEPGVGQSFSETLDAVADQLPVPMGALRRKSELVAGLQSQLSDF
- a CDS encoding DUF7333 family protein; translated protein: MELDALKTAVAFLVLFGVLAVGTLMSPMTTSTVMMVLGGLLVFGVVTLLLGVKHGEYRASH
- a CDS encoding DUF7108 family protein, encoding MPDLPTDTVDEVERLTRLAREAVDEGAAAAYREQRDSLLDDHGYEARIREEDTGDVLVCYPSEWVDDGVIRPDRVEDTDRGVEVRLSGPGDPEKWEDVEARNRAVVAAVRDEHGEVHAATARSLADFMGNHYAKPIAEATPDELAEFREEYFRRNAWPTDRQRALLDDSVRLTVKKAETSR